In Mercurialis annua linkage group LG6, ddMerAnnu1.2, whole genome shotgun sequence, the following are encoded in one genomic region:
- the LOC126686616 gene encoding WPP domain-interacting protein 1, with protein sequence MDLERENSANESVEDNELNTNQYSVSSLDHNDTSNKVKINGSYSEEDRGVDASRIVDTNASSIDGEVREGIGIEQGVDLENSKPLSAKSTEEESPPLKGYGLRKWRRIRRDVVKDASANGDHGKVLKRGLSISGNPSRARNLMSASDVVQNSEGSVGSTNLLKNLGVLDGSLISESNLESRFAVGSGFAAGEDSENSEDRSSRSSTAASAPRLKYDTPAVLEFVREKNRVKNLSGKNTGSSTQRVQQGKGRAESSKKHRGERVKIEKENSHSSMESDSRSSNFVFLQGAGSVTSNGNQSEMAMFYDGENSDDAHAGEQHFGVGQVNAGEDGDGSQDDLAADASWEGKDEKSNSHRSSKDRDPLVESILTLQSVQEALESEVKKLGEIGKASKDEVDTIHGLHESSLSEQFDSENIRQPNLLESQVSSLTENVQYLEIRLEEAEAKLKAKQSIVAELENSLINGKSARQESESTIEPQQEKSREIEKTELESIYKKKVEAEIEYLTLTKTIQKMRVASGDQMRLYEQQESLAGEQAKMLDKIGDTERKASMLMKQTAEMEKYRGDILGTEEVLKMQRRVCKVTSCFFVQLVLLMLVLLLVLQLSPQSGVVVPT encoded by the exons ATGGATTTGGAAAGGGAAAATTCTGCTAATGAATCTGTTGAAGACAATGAATTAAACACCAATCAATATAGTGTTTCAAGTCTTGATCATAATGATACTAGTAACAAGGTTAAGATTAACGGGTCGTATTCGGAAGAGGATCGTGGCGTAGATGCTAGCAGAATTGTTGATACTAATGCTTCCTCTATTGATGGAGAAGTTAGAGAAGGAATAGGAATTGAGCAGGGGGTGGATTTGGAGAATTCGAAGCCTTTATCAGCTAAATCTACAGAGGAGGAGTCGCCTCCTTTGAAAGGATATGGATTGAGAAAGTGGAGGCGTATTAGGAGAGATGTTGTTAAGGATGCTAGTGCAAATGGGGATCACGGTAAAGTTTTGAAAAGAGGATTGTCTATTTCTGGAAATCCAAGCAGAGCAAGGAATTTAATGTCAGCTTCTGATGTCGTACAGAATAGTGAGGGTTCTGTTGGATCAACTAACTTATTGAAAAACTTGGGTGTTCTTGATGGCTCTCTGATTTCAGAGTCTAATTTGGAATCTAGATTTGCTGTTGGGTCTGGTTTTGCTGCAGGTGAAGATTCCGAGAATAGTGAAGATCGAAGTAGCAGGTCGTCCACAGCAGCCAGTGCTCCAAGGTTGAAGTATGATACCCCTGCAGTTTTGGAGTTTGTGCGGGAGAAGAATAGGGTCAAGAATTTGAGTGGGAAGAATACTGGTAGCTCGACTCAACGAGTCCAACAAGGAAAAGGACGGGCTGAAAGCAGTAAGAAGCATAGAGGAGAAAGGGTCAAAATCGAGAAGGAAAACTCTCATTCCAGCATGGAATCTGACTCAAGAAGCTCCAACTTTGTCTTTTTGCAGGGTGCTGGTTCTGTGACAAGTAACGGAAATCAAAGCGAAATGGCAATGTTTTATGATGGGGAAAACAGTGATGATGCCCATGCTGGGGAGCAACATTTTGGTGTTGGGCAAGTGAATGCAGGAGAAGATGGAGATGGTTCTCAAGATGATTTAGCTGCTGATGCTTCTTGGGAGGGTAAGGATGAGAAAAGCAACAGCCATCGGTCGTCAAAAGATCGCGATCCTTTGGTTGAGTCTATCCTTACTCTCCAATCAGTACAGGAAGCCCTTGAAAGTG AGGTTAAAAAATTAGGGGAAATTGGGAAGGCTAGCAAAGATGAAGTAGATACCATTCACGGACTCCATGAATCGAGTTTGTCTGAACAGTTTGATTCAGAAAATATCAGACAACCAAATCTGTTGGAGTCTCAAGTGTCAAGCTTGACAGAAAATGTACAATATCTCGAAATTAGATTGGAGGAGGCAGAGGCTAAGCTCAAAGCAAAACAGTCCATTGTTGCAGAACTCGAGAATAGCTTGATCAATGGCAAGTCAGCGAGGCAAGAATCAGAAAGCACCATAGAGCCGCAGCAGGAGAAATCTAGAGAAATTGAAAAAACCGAGCTTGAAAGCATTTACAAGAAAAAGGTCGAGGCCGAAATTGAGTATCTGACACTAACAAAGACAATACAAAAGATGAGAGTTGCCTCGGGTGATCAAATGAGACTGTACGAACAGCAAGAAAGTCTGGCTGGCGAACAAGCCAAGATGCTGGACAAAATTGGAGATACGGAGAGGAAGGCGTCAATGCTCATGAAACAAACGGCGGAAATGGAAAAATATCGAGGGGATATTTTAGGGACGGAAGAGGTGTTGAAGATGCAGAGGCGAGTATGTAAAGTTACTTCATGTTTTTTTGTGCAGCTGGTTTTGCTTATGTTGGTCTTGTTGTTAGTGTTGCAGTTATCACCCCAATCTGGGGTGGTTGTGCCTACTTAA